The following coding sequences are from one Streptomyces venezuelae window:
- a CDS encoding transglycosylase domain-containing protein: MSDEPQQQGKQGPVRRPRWASREPQDTPAETAEAEAGTTAEAGATAENPQVADGAAAGAAPEGKKGKKPKRPKRKGWRRIFPTWRMVLGGFILIILLCVGGFMAGYMLVDIPAANSAATKQSNVYLYADGTQIARDGEVNREKVPLKEVPLHVQRAVLAAEDRDFYGESAVDPKAMIRAAWNTVTGKGKQSGSTITQQYVKNYYLGQEQTVTRKVKEFFISIKLDREVSKDDILEGYLNTSYFGRNAYGVQAAAQAYYGKNVKDLSVAQGAYLATLLNSPNAYDVATHPENKPRAAGRWNYVLDGMVSEGWLDKSERTKTKFPMPDEAKGAAGLSGQRGYVVKAVEDYLTANKIIDEETLAKGGYRITTTLQKDRMDAFKEAVDEQVMSKVDKGARKVDRNVRAGGASIDPATGKVVAMYGGIDYTKQYVNNATRRDYQVGSTFKPFVFTSAVENGSVTQDGRPITPNTVYDGTNKRPVQGWSGGSYAPENEDHVDYGDVTVRTATDKSVNSVYAQMAVDVGSDKVKETAIALGVPENTPDLTASPSIALGPSTASVLDMTEAYATLANHGKHGTYTLVEKISKDGSEIELPEPKTAQAVTREAADTTTSVLQSVVQGGTGTAAQGAGRPAAGKTGTAENDTAAWFAGYTPELATVVAVMGQDPETGAHTPLYGALGETRINGGAYPARVWAQFTEAALKGKPVKDFDLELEQGADIPEVPDPTTGGTEEPGTDGGTDGGPDTGGTTDGGTTGDQDTGGTTTGGQDTGGQTGGQTGGQNGGQTGGQETGGQNTGGPTDGGATDGGPTDGGAQGGPTGGTDPAGGAVDGGTDDGGGIGGLTDG, from the coding sequence ATGAGCGACGAGCCGCAGCAGCAGGGCAAGCAGGGTCCTGTCCGGCGCCCGCGCTGGGCGTCCAGGGAGCCGCAGGACACGCCCGCTGAGACCGCGGAGGCGGAGGCGGGAACGACCGCGGAGGCGGGGGCGACCGCGGAGAACCCGCAGGTGGCCGACGGAGCCGCCGCCGGGGCCGCCCCCGAAGGGAAGAAGGGCAAGAAGCCCAAGCGGCCCAAGCGCAAGGGCTGGCGGCGGATCTTCCCCACCTGGCGCATGGTCCTCGGCGGTTTCATCCTGATCATCCTGCTGTGCGTCGGCGGCTTCATGGCCGGCTACATGCTGGTCGACATCCCGGCCGCGAACTCCGCGGCCACCAAGCAGAGCAACGTCTACCTCTACGCCGACGGCACCCAGATCGCCCGCGACGGCGAGGTCAACCGCGAGAAGGTGCCCCTCAAGGAAGTGCCGCTGCACGTCCAGCGCGCCGTGCTCGCCGCCGAGGACCGCGACTTCTACGGCGAGTCCGCGGTCGACCCCAAGGCCATGATCCGCGCGGCCTGGAACACCGTCACCGGCAAGGGCAAGCAGTCCGGCTCCACCATCACCCAGCAGTACGTGAAGAACTACTACCTGGGACAGGAGCAGACGGTCACCCGCAAGGTGAAGGAGTTCTTCATCTCGATCAAGCTGGACCGCGAGGTGAGCAAGGACGACATCCTCGAGGGCTACCTGAACACCAGCTACTTCGGCCGCAACGCCTACGGCGTGCAGGCCGCCGCCCAGGCGTACTACGGGAAGAACGTCAAGGACCTCTCCGTCGCCCAGGGCGCCTACCTCGCCACGCTCCTCAACTCCCCCAACGCCTACGACGTCGCCACGCACCCCGAGAACAAGCCGCGCGCGGCGGGCCGCTGGAACTACGTCCTGGACGGCATGGTCAGCGAGGGCTGGCTCGACAAGTCCGAGCGGACGAAGACGAAGTTCCCGATGCCCGACGAGGCGAAGGGCGCGGCGGGCCTGTCCGGGCAGCGCGGCTACGTCGTGAAGGCCGTGGAGGACTATCTGACGGCCAACAAGATCATCGATGAGGAAACCCTCGCCAAGGGCGGCTACCGCATCACCACGACCCTCCAGAAGGACCGCATGGACGCCTTCAAGGAGGCCGTCGACGAGCAGGTGATGTCGAAGGTCGACAAGGGCGCCCGCAAGGTCGACCGCAACGTCCGCGCGGGCGGCGCCTCCATCGACCCGGCCACCGGCAAGGTCGTCGCGATGTACGGAGGCATCGACTACACCAAGCAGTACGTCAACAACGCGACCCGCCGCGACTACCAGGTCGGCTCCACGTTCAAGCCGTTCGTCTTCACCTCCGCCGTGGAGAACGGCTCGGTCACCCAGGACGGCCGCCCCATCACCCCGAACACCGTGTACGACGGCACCAACAAGCGGCCGGTGCAGGGCTGGAGCGGCGGATCGTACGCCCCGGAGAACGAGGACCACGTCGACTACGGCGACGTCACCGTCCGCACCGCCACCGACAAGTCCGTGAACTCGGTGTACGCGCAGATGGCCGTCGACGTCGGCTCCGACAAGGTCAAGGAGACCGCCATCGCCCTCGGCGTCCCCGAGAACACCCCCGACCTGACCGCGTCCCCGTCGATCGCGCTCGGCCCCTCCACCGCGAGCGTCCTGGACATGACCGAGGCCTACGCGACGCTCGCCAACCACGGCAAGCACGGCACGTACACCCTCGTCGAGAAGATCAGCAAGGACGGCAGCGAGATCGAACTGCCGGAGCCGAAGACCGCGCAGGCCGTGACCCGCGAAGCCGCCGACACCACCACGTCGGTCCTGCAGAGCGTCGTCCAGGGCGGCACCGGCACGGCGGCACAGGGCGCGGGCCGCCCGGCCGCGGGCAAGACGGGCACGGCCGAGAACGACACGGCGGCCTGGTTCGCCGGCTACACCCCCGAGCTCGCGACGGTCGTCGCCGTCATGGGCCAGGACCCGGAGACCGGCGCCCACACCCCGCTGTACGGCGCGCTCGGCGAGACCCGCATCAACGGCGGCGCCTACCCCGCGCGCGTCTGGGCCCAGTTCACCGAGGCCGCCCTCAAGGGCAAGCCCGTCAAGGACTTCGACCTGGAGCTGGAGCAGGGCGCGGACATTCCGGAGGTGCCGGACCCGACGACGGGCGGCACCGAGGAGCCCGGCACCGACGGCGGCACGGACGGCGGCCCCGACACCGGCGGCACGACCGACGGCGGCACCACCGGCGACCAGGACACCGGAGGCACCACCACCGGCGGCCAGGACACCGGCGGCCAGACAGGCGGCCAGACGGGGGGCCAGAACGGCGGCCAGACCGGCGGACAGGAAACCGGCGGCCAGAACACCGGAGGCCCCACCGACGGCGGCGCCACCGACGGCGGCCCCACCGACGGGGGCGCCCAAGGCGGGCCGACGGGCGGCACCGACCCGGCAGGAGGGGCGGTCGACGGCGGGACGGACGACGGCGGAGGGATCGGCGGCCTCACGGACGGTTGA
- a CDS encoding helix-turn-helix domain-containing protein, translated as MSAQDDGDGCGDGDGIDEVAEFAALLRGLKERTDRSYGSLARRLGMNTSTLHRYCAGDAVPLDFAPVERFAALCGATPEERLELHRRWLLAVAARRRPRGAEDRTAQGRGELREEPPPVRGHESAPETTAPRPWYRRRRLMAGLASACAVLATLGAFSLLPDGRRVSADGPDRVAGAPERRGGPSGPSGAPASEPPTDSAASKEKAAKKEQPGKKPSAKTPGGSHPPGATSAPPSGDKPAALPLTWTVDSHAWKLGCGHDYVVAKPPSQVPPPPAPQDAVPWAATQKAVHGGETLVRLSVQGRSDTAVVLEALRVRVVGRAAPVKGNAYRMDLGCGGAVTPRMFAVDLDKDRPIARAVPGNDTGTPIPAVRMPYRVSAKDPEVLLVDAGTRSCDCRWYLELDWSSQGRQGTVRVDDGGRPFRTSAIKGLPRYGYDTIGRRWGTYG; from the coding sequence GTGTCGGCACAGGACGACGGCGACGGCTGCGGCGACGGCGACGGCATCGACGAGGTGGCGGAGTTCGCCGCGCTGCTGCGCGGGTTGAAGGAGCGCACGGACCGGAGCTATGGCTCGCTGGCCCGCCGTCTGGGCATGAACACATCGACGCTGCACCGCTACTGCGCGGGCGACGCCGTGCCGCTCGACTTCGCCCCCGTGGAACGGTTCGCGGCGCTCTGCGGAGCGACCCCGGAGGAGCGCCTGGAGCTCCACCGCCGATGGCTCCTGGCGGTGGCGGCCCGCCGCAGGCCTCGTGGGGCGGAGGACAGGACTGCCCAGGGGCGCGGGGAGCTGCGCGAAGAGCCCCCACCGGTCCGCGGGCACGAGAGCGCGCCCGAGACCACGGCGCCCCGCCCCTGGTACCGCCGAAGACGTCTCATGGCCGGGCTGGCCTCGGCCTGTGCCGTACTCGCGACGCTCGGCGCGTTCTCCTTGCTGCCGGACGGGCGGCGGGTGTCCGCCGACGGTCCGGACCGGGTCGCCGGGGCGCCGGAGAGGCGGGGCGGCCCGTCCGGACCGAGCGGCGCCCCCGCCTCCGAGCCGCCCACCGACTCCGCCGCCTCGAAGGAGAAGGCGGCGAAGAAGGAGCAGCCGGGGAAGAAGCCGTCGGCGAAGACCCCGGGCGGCTCCCACCCGCCCGGCGCGACCTCAGCCCCGCCCTCCGGCGACAAGCCCGCCGCGCTGCCGCTCACCTGGACCGTCGACTCCCACGCGTGGAAGCTCGGCTGCGGTCACGACTACGTCGTCGCCAAGCCGCCGAGCCAGGTCCCCCCGCCCCCCGCCCCGCAGGACGCGGTGCCCTGGGCGGCGACGCAGAAGGCGGTGCACGGCGGCGAGACGCTCGTGCGGCTGTCGGTGCAGGGGCGCAGCGACACCGCCGTCGTGCTGGAGGCGCTGCGCGTGCGCGTGGTGGGCCGTGCGGCGCCGGTGAAGGGCAACGCGTACCGCATGGACCTGGGGTGCGGTGGCGCGGTCACGCCCCGCATGTTCGCCGTGGACCTGGACAAGGACCGTCCGATCGCGCGCGCGGTCCCCGGGAACGACACGGGCACGCCGATCCCGGCCGTGCGCATGCCCTACCGCGTGTCGGCGAAGGATCCCGAGGTGCTGCTGGTCGACGCCGGGACCCGTTCGTGCGACTGCCGGTGGTACCTGGAGCTGGACTGGTCGTCCCAGGGCCGCCAGGGCACGGTGCGCGTCGACGACGGGGGCCGCCCGTTCCGTACCAGCGCCATCAAGGGCCTGCCCCGGTACGGGTACGACACCATCGGGCGCCGGTGGGGGACCTACGGCTGA
- a CDS encoding DMT family transporter, which produces MAWVLLIVAGLLEVGWSIGMKYTDGFTRLWPSVFTGVGIVASMMLLSQAAKTLPIGTAYGVWVGIGAAGAAVLGMVILGEPVTAARIFFVCLLLVAVVGLKATSGH; this is translated from the coding sequence ATGGCCTGGGTTCTGCTGATCGTCGCCGGACTGCTCGAAGTGGGCTGGTCGATCGGGATGAAGTACACGGACGGTTTCACGCGCCTGTGGCCCAGCGTGTTCACGGGCGTGGGCATCGTCGCCAGCATGATGCTCCTGTCGCAGGCCGCCAAGACGCTGCCGATCGGTACGGCCTACGGAGTGTGGGTCGGTATCGGCGCGGCCGGCGCGGCGGTGCTCGGCATGGTGATCCTGGGTGAGCCGGTCACCGCCGCCCGTATCTTCTTCGTCTGTCTGCTGCTGGTGGCCGTCGTCGGCCTGAAGGCGACCTCCGGCCACTAG
- a CDS encoding GroES family chaperonin, whose translation MLHDRVLVRQDTSEGERRSGGGILIPATAAVGKRLAWAEVVAVGQNVRTVEPGDRVLYDPEDRAEVEVRGVAYVLMRERDLHAVAADRFEGSEDSTGLYL comes from the coding sequence ATGCTGCACGACCGCGTGCTCGTGCGGCAGGACACCAGCGAGGGTGAGCGGCGCTCCGGCGGCGGCATCCTGATTCCCGCGACCGCTGCCGTGGGCAAGCGGCTCGCCTGGGCCGAGGTGGTCGCGGTCGGGCAGAACGTCCGGACGGTCGAGCCGGGCGACCGGGTCCTGTACGACCCGGAGGACCGCGCGGAGGTCGAGGTGCGGGGCGTGGCCTACGTACTGATGCGGGAGCGCGATCTGCACGCCGTGGCGGCCGACCGCTTCGAGGGGTCGGAGGACTCGACGGGGCTTTACCTGTAG
- a CDS encoding DUF3618 domain-containing protein, which yields MSDARTPAQIEADIKRRRDQLAETLDEIGVRVHPKTIVGDAKAKVVAGVDNSLGRAYVGANRFVSDVRGQLVSEDGSPRIERIVPVALVAVGLVGLLVVSSRRRGA from the coding sequence GTGTCGGATGCCAGGACCCCTGCGCAGATCGAGGCGGACATCAAGCGCCGGCGCGACCAGCTCGCCGAGACCCTCGACGAGATCGGGGTGCGCGTCCACCCGAAGACGATCGTCGGCGACGCGAAGGCAAAGGTCGTCGCGGGCGTGGACAACTCGCTCGGCCGGGCGTACGTGGGGGCGAATCGCTTCGTCTCCGACGTGCGCGGGCAGCTCGTGTCGGAGGACGGTTCGCCGCGCATCGAGCGCATCGTGCCGGTCGCCCTGGTGGCCGTGGGCCTCGTGGGGCTCCTCGTGGTGAGCTCGCGGCGTCGCGGCGCCTGA
- the bcp gene encoding thioredoxin-dependent thiol peroxidase, with translation MSERLQPGDTAPAFTLPDADGKDVSLADHKGRKVIVYFYPAALTPGCTKQACDFTDNLDVLAAAGYDVIGVSPDKPEKLAKFREQENLKVTLVGDPSKETLAAYGAFGEKKLYGKTVTGVIRSTVVVDEQGKVEHAFYNVKATGHVAKIIRDLGV, from the coding sequence ATGAGCGAGCGACTGCAGCCCGGCGACACCGCCCCCGCGTTCACCCTGCCCGACGCCGACGGCAAGGACGTCTCGCTGGCCGACCACAAGGGCCGCAAGGTCATCGTGTACTTCTACCCCGCCGCCCTCACCCCCGGCTGCACCAAGCAGGCCTGCGACTTCACGGACAACCTCGACGTGCTGGCCGCCGCCGGGTACGACGTCATCGGCGTCTCCCCCGACAAGCCCGAGAAGCTGGCCAAGTTCCGCGAGCAGGAGAACCTCAAGGTCACGCTGGTCGGCGACCCCTCCAAGGAGACCCTGGCGGCGTACGGCGCGTTCGGCGAGAAGAAGCTGTACGGCAAGACGGTGACCGGCGTGATCCGCTCGACCGTGGTGGTCGACGAACAGGGCAAGGTCGAGCACGCGTTCTACAACGTGAAGGCGACGGGCCACGTGGCGAAGATCATCAGGGACCTGGGCGTCTGA
- the proP gene encoding glycine betaine/L-proline transporter ProP, with translation MAAQEELEAEADPEAMKRHRTLFRAVKRRKNPPLRRTDITVTDEAAVKRAVKAASLGNAMEWFDFGIYSYLAVTIGHVFFPSGNDTAQLISSFATFAVSFLVRPIGGMVFGPMGDKVGRKKVLALTMILMAIGTLAIGLIPSYATIGFWAPVLLIFFRLVQGFSTGGEYGGASTFIAEYAPDKRRGFFGSFLEMGTLAGYTGAAGLVLILNASLGSDTMESWGWRIPFLVAGPLGLVGLYLRLKLDETPAFQKMEDASYHSASEGASTVETTAKGDLAKIFRDHWPTLILCIALVGAYNITDYMLLSYMPTYLSDELGYDDSHGLLILIGTMIILMLIITRIGKLSDRFGRKPLLMTGMIGFLVLSIPAFLLIQQGSLVAVSAGMLLLGLSLVCLLGTMSATLPALFPTSVRYGSLSVGYNLSASLFGGTAPLVITSLISVTGTDMIPAYYSMAAALVGVIAVACMKETAQKPLSGSPPSVETKEEAAEMVEAQATPPKF, from the coding sequence ATGGCGGCCCAAGAAGAGCTCGAGGCCGAGGCCGACCCGGAGGCGATGAAGCGCCACCGCACCCTGTTCAGGGCGGTGAAACGGCGCAAGAACCCGCCCCTGCGCCGTACCGACATCACGGTCACGGACGAGGCAGCGGTCAAGCGGGCCGTCAAAGCGGCCTCGCTCGGCAACGCCATGGAATGGTTCGACTTCGGCATCTACAGCTACCTGGCCGTCACCATCGGCCACGTGTTCTTTCCGTCCGGGAACGACACGGCCCAGCTGATCTCGTCCTTCGCCACCTTCGCGGTCTCCTTCCTGGTGCGACCCATCGGCGGCATGGTGTTCGGCCCCATGGGCGACAAGGTGGGCCGCAAGAAGGTCCTGGCGCTCACCATGATCCTGATGGCCATCGGCACGCTCGCGATCGGCCTGATCCCGTCCTACGCGACGATCGGCTTCTGGGCACCGGTCCTCCTCATCTTCTTCCGCCTCGTCCAGGGCTTCTCGACGGGCGGCGAGTACGGCGGTGCGTCGACGTTCATCGCCGAGTACGCGCCCGACAAGCGCCGCGGGTTCTTCGGCAGCTTCCTGGAGATGGGCACGCTCGCCGGCTACACGGGCGCGGCGGGCCTCGTCCTCATCCTCAACGCGTCCCTCGGCTCGGACACCATGGAGTCCTGGGGCTGGCGCATCCCGTTCCTCGTCGCGGGCCCGCTGGGCCTGGTCGGCCTCTACCTGCGGCTCAAGCTGGACGAGACCCCGGCGTTCCAGAAAATGGAAGACGCCTCCTACCACTCGGCGTCCGAGGGCGCGTCCACGGTCGAGACGACCGCAAAGGGCGACCTCGCGAAGATCTTCCGCGACCACTGGCCGACGCTGATCCTCTGCATCGCCCTGGTCGGCGCGTACAACATCACCGACTACATGCTCCTCTCCTACATGCCGACGTACCTCTCGGACGAGCTCGGCTACGACGACTCGCACGGCCTCCTGATCCTCATCGGCACAATGATCATCCTGATGCTGATCATCACCCGGATCGGCAAGCTCTCCGACCGCTTCGGCCGCAAGCCGCTCCTGATGACGGGCATGATCGGCTTCCTGGTCCTCTCGATCCCGGCGTTCCTGCTCATCCAGCAGGGCAGCCTGGTCGCGGTCTCCGCCGGCATGCTCCTCCTCGGCCTCTCCCTGGTCTGCCTCCTCGGCACGATGTCGGCCACGCTCCCGGCCCTCTTCCCCACGTCGGTCCGCTACGGCTCCCTGTCCGTCGGCTACAACCTCTCCGCCTCCCTCTTCGGCGGCACAGCTCCCCTGGTCATCACCTCCCTGATCAGCGTCACGGGCACGGACATGATCCCGGCGTACTACTCGATGGCGGCGGCGCTGGTGGGCGTGATCGCGGTGGCCTGCATGAAGGAAACGGCCCAGAAGCCGCTGTCGGGTTCGCCCCCCTCCGTGGAGACAAAGGAAGAGGCAGCGGAAATGGTCGAGGCCCAGGCCACACCCCCCAAGTTCTGA
- a CDS encoding HNH endonuclease signature motif containing protein, with amino-acid sequence MPVSPYTKERLEEAARSSRTLSEALEKLGVDPKSSTRRYIHGRMKKLGVVTSHFEREGTRWTRSVLEPAVAASKSVNDVLRYLGIEVVGGHHTNISRRIKAYGIDTSHFQQPSRLGIPRQRCTPELLLVEQEPTRARRIQGDRLRQAMTDLGTAERCAMCGTEPLWRGRPLPLEVDHIDGNWRDNRIENLRLLCPNCHSATDTYRGRGKTRRA; translated from the coding sequence ATGCCGGTCAGTCCGTACACCAAGGAGCGACTGGAAGAGGCGGCCCGCTCGTCGCGGACGCTGTCCGAGGCGCTGGAGAAATTGGGGGTGGATCCGAAGAGTTCGACGCGGCGGTACATCCACGGGCGGATGAAGAAGCTCGGAGTGGTGACATCGCACTTCGAGCGGGAGGGGACGCGGTGGACCAGAAGCGTTCTCGAGCCGGCAGTGGCCGCGTCGAAGAGCGTGAACGATGTGCTGCGGTACCTGGGAATCGAGGTCGTGGGCGGCCACCACACGAACATCAGCCGACGCATCAAGGCGTACGGAATCGACACGTCGCACTTCCAGCAGCCCTCCCGGCTCGGTATCCCCAGGCAGCGCTGCACACCGGAACTACTCCTGGTGGAACAGGAGCCGACGCGCGCCCGACGTATCCAGGGCGACCGGCTGAGACAGGCCATGACCGATCTCGGCACTGCGGAGCGGTGCGCCATGTGCGGGACGGAGCCCCTGTGGCGAGGACGCCCGCTGCCACTGGAGGTCGATCACATCGACGGCAACTGGCGCGACAACCGCATCGAGAACCTGCGATTGTTGTGCCCCAATTGCCACTCGGCCACGGACACCTATCGCGGTCGCGGCAAAACCCGCCGGGCATGA
- a CDS encoding HNH endonuclease yields the protein MSEPVRYTRELLTTAAQNCSSMDEVIEFVGVRPYRGLRRHLFKRFDDHGIDVSHISRRSRGGPHPKPASDDLSRAVAGSTSIAGTLRALGKPENGRLRALLSQWVEEDGLDTRHFLGQAHQRGRPGPTPVKTAADVLIRHDRQNRTRTVLLRRALGEVGVPELCDECGTPPMWYGKPMTLEIDHVNGDWRDDRRENLRLLCPNCHAVTNTWCRGGRRRCT from the coding sequence ATGAGTGAGCCGGTCCGCTACACGCGGGAGCTCCTGACGACGGCCGCCCAGAACTGCTCAAGCATGGATGAAGTCATCGAGTTCGTAGGGGTACGCCCGTACCGCGGTCTGCGCCGCCACTTGTTCAAACGGTTCGATGACCATGGGATCGACGTCTCCCACATCTCTCGACGCTCAAGAGGCGGACCGCACCCGAAGCCCGCGTCCGACGACCTGAGTCGCGCGGTTGCCGGGAGCACTTCGATCGCAGGCACGCTGCGCGCCCTGGGAAAACCGGAGAACGGTCGCCTGCGCGCTCTGCTGTCCCAGTGGGTGGAGGAAGACGGGCTCGACACACGACATTTCCTCGGCCAGGCCCACCAACGAGGCCGACCGGGCCCGACACCCGTGAAAACTGCCGCGGACGTACTCATTCGGCACGACAGGCAGAACCGCACCAGGACCGTCCTGCTGCGTCGTGCCCTGGGTGAGGTCGGCGTCCCCGAGCTCTGCGACGAGTGCGGGACCCCACCCATGTGGTACGGAAAACCCATGACGCTGGAGATCGACCACGTCAACGGCGACTGGCGCGACGACCGACGGGAGAACCTCCGGCTGCTGTGCCCCAATTGCCACGCAGTCACCAATACCTGGTGCAGGGGTGGCCGACGACGCTGCACCTAG
- the rdgB gene encoding RdgB/HAM1 family non-canonical purine NTP pyrophosphatase — MTRLILATRNNGKITELRAILADAGLTHDLVGADAYPEIPDVKETGVTFAENALLKAHALAQATGLPAVADDSGLCVDVLNGAPGIFSARWAGRHGDDEANLNLLLAQLSDIAPPHRGAHFACAAALALPDGTERVVEGRLVGTLRTTPAGTGGFGYDPILQPEGETRTCAELTAAEKNAISHRGVAFRGLVPVVRELLG, encoded by the coding sequence ATGACCCGCCTCATCCTCGCCACCCGCAACAACGGCAAGATCACCGAACTCAGGGCGATCCTCGCCGACGCAGGCCTCACACACGACCTCGTCGGCGCGGACGCCTACCCCGAGATCCCCGACGTCAAGGAAACGGGCGTCACGTTCGCGGAGAACGCCCTCCTCAAGGCCCACGCCCTCGCCCAGGCCACGGGCCTGCCCGCCGTCGCCGACGACTCGGGCCTGTGCGTCGACGTCCTGAACGGCGCGCCCGGCATCTTCTCCGCCCGCTGGGCGGGCCGCCACGGCGACGACGAAGCGAACCTGAACCTGCTCCTGGCCCAGCTCTCCGACATCGCCCCGCCCCACCGCGGCGCCCACTTCGCCTGCGCGGCAGCCCTGGCACTCCCGGACGGCACGGAGCGAGTGGTCGAGGGCCGCCTCGTGGGCACCCTCCGCACGACCCCCGCGGGCACGGGGGGCTTCGGCTACGACCCGATCCTCCAGCCGGAGGGCGAGACGCGCACGTGCGCGGAACTGACGGCAGCGGAGAAGAACGCGATCAGCCATCGGGGGGTGGCGTTCCGAGGGCTGGTGCCGGTGGTGCGGGAGTTGTTGGGCTGA
- the rph gene encoding ribonuclease PH, translating to MSRIDGRTPEQLRPITIERGWSKHAEGSVLISFGDTKVFCTASVTEGVPRWRKGSGEGWVTAEYSMLPRSTNTRGDRESVRGKIGGRTHEISRLIGRSLRAVIDYKALGENTIVLDCDVLQADGGTRTAAITGAYVALADAVAWAQGKKLIKAGRKPLTDTVSAVSVGIVAGVPLLDLRYEEDVKADTDMNVVCTGDGRFVEVQGTAEAEPFDRKELNALLDLAVGGCEELAAYQRAALESAR from the coding sequence ATGTCTCGAATCGACGGCCGCACCCCCGAACAGCTCCGCCCCATCACCATCGAACGCGGCTGGAGCAAGCACGCCGAAGGCTCCGTCCTCATCTCCTTCGGCGACACCAAGGTCTTCTGCACCGCCTCCGTCACCGAAGGCGTCCCCCGCTGGCGCAAGGGCAGCGGCGAAGGCTGGGTCACCGCCGAATACTCCATGCTGCCCCGCTCCACCAACACCCGCGGCGACCGCGAATCCGTCCGCGGCAAGATCGGGGGCCGCACCCACGAGATCAGCCGCCTCATCGGCCGCTCGCTGCGCGCCGTCATCGACTACAAGGCCCTCGGCGAGAACACCATCGTCCTCGACTGCGACGTCCTCCAGGCCGACGGCGGCACCCGCACCGCCGCCATCACCGGGGCGTACGTCGCGCTCGCCGACGCCGTCGCCTGGGCCCAGGGCAAGAAGCTCATCAAGGCCGGCCGCAAGCCCCTCACCGACACGGTCTCCGCCGTCTCCGTCGGCATCGTCGCCGGCGTACCGCTCCTCGACCTCCGCTACGAGGAAGACGTCAAGGCCGACACCGACATGAACGTCGTCTGCACCGGCGACGGCCGCTTCGTCGAGGTCCAGGGCACCGCCGAGGCCGAGCCCTTCGACCGCAAGGAACTCAACGCGCTCCTCGACCTCGCGGTGGGCGGCTGCGAGGAACTCGCGGCGTACCAGCGCGCGGCACTGGAGAGCGCGCGCTAG
- a CDS encoding glucose PTS transporter subunit EIIB, whose product MVQPCVTVAKRSPGREKHREKHMASKAEKIVAGLGGIDNIEEVEGCITRLRTEVKDPDLVDDAALKAAGAHGVVKMGTAIQVVIGTDADPIAADIEDMM is encoded by the coding sequence ATGGTCCAACCGTGCGTTACCGTGGCAAAGCGGTCCCCCGGCCGCGAGAAACACAGGGAGAAACACATGGCCAGCAAGGCTGAGAAGATCGTTGCCGGGCTCGGCGGCATCGACAACATCGAAGAGGTCGAGGGCTGCATCACGCGTCTGCGCACCGAGGTCAAGGACCCCGACCTCGTGGACGACGCCGCCCTGAAGGCCGCCGGCGCCCACGGCGTCGTCAAGATGGGCACCGCGATCCAGGTCGTCATCGGCACCGACGCGGACCCGATCGCCGCGGACATCGAAGACATGATGTGA